In one window of Pseudochaenichthys georgianus chromosome 5, fPseGeo1.2, whole genome shotgun sequence DNA:
- the perm1b gene encoding uro-adherence factor A, whose product MDDLDHSIHIANYDWTSFYEECEECGLVQPSLACPDSWSLSDSEEQGNPSSVFSAGHQEPEQSCAASSDGAEGSAAGCCMEEENCTDGVKSVSVQMVQCGSAGGQEETKAEAGLGNPEENAFNTAEHIEEEKHANIKTTLQTEQLNVQCSEGESSELKRGDEAVQIETDMHDLISTQQPDPISYNLTELDVNEPITTDRSVTEDVSGLRAEKERWFVTVNESPARQGVRAASVKKKRRQKKTRKERSLENHCRLETTKDNNEAKVERNLVNKCAEPDSECVQMGVISDSSQLSLTSDEEDNLSEQLVMSPSPKDNIIEPTVESKSNNRITPRKPIKLDSVESDVYEDGVEFFSTHSFDSESYLSATESWEDLQHLLKEHQQLQRSLSLTENSYLFNLTEITEADNTQDREMLSYDGTLSFDIPASNCEGHESTDVQPSAGQSADRMPDDISICDNQTHSTLPAPTPGLQKQEVNHLASGGSSVNQLLPIPDLTVTPCPVADSPETYAEAAGHTRPVYAISAFWDEMEKLTINDILQLRMGRSTPPRDTVTPNADDHGPLLDTVEYNLSDGVLMDTSDTADSDYFTQPDESKRDRSSCEFSTSDFEEEYWQYLSASRNHSPDPQSKRQQSPGDSPFTAHEEEESLSSETPVPLEDYAEDQEASDLILSRLGLPRPITKSKSLQNVSAFKTEDLSLQLLLGNDESNLFLSSCPSLEENVVLTASDSLGTQIPTSLLGEHDQISLPEVFEYLYSDDGTNGGSQCVKVYDPVDISMVYDYSLCAFSDEMSFSFLYNFQRSEEKPIPIFSCSQPLIRELTFPNPDFVFLRSDFEEEGDISPFRIMSGSFFKGDDCGVSASHGFYNWKSLMRKVRFPDKGSIWCSRSGATVFPDEVEKITTKSVDPPLTVLTARRGSSSPFLLFSELALQKRVLDAGQATRQEGIFSSLKQSDMCMVCIAFASWVLKSSDPESADAWKAALLANVSALSAIQYLRQYVKRRNPS is encoded by the exons ATGGATGATTTGGATCACAGCATTCACATTGCAAACTATGACTGGACCAGCTTCTATGAGGAGTGCGAGGAGTGTGGTCTGGTGCAGCCTTCGCTCGCCTGCCCTGATAGCTGGAGCCTCAGTGATTCAGAGGAACAGGGCAACCCAAGCTCAGTGTTCAGCGCAGGCCAtcaggagccagagcagagctgTGCTGCAAGCAGTGATGGAGCTGAAGGCAGTGCTGCAGGATGCTGCATGGAGGAAGAGAACTGCACAGATGGTGTGAAGTCTGTATCAGTGCAGATGGTTCAGTGTGGTTCAGCAGGAGGACAAGAAGAAACTAAAGCTGAAGCAGGCCTTGGTAATCCTGAAGAAAATGCCTTCAACACAGCAGAGCACATCGAAGAGGAGAAACATGCCAACATCAAAACTACACTGCAAACTGAGCAACTAAATGTTCAGTGTTCAGAGGGAGAATCGTCAGAGCTGAAAAGAGGAGATGAAGCTGTGCAAATTGAGACTGACATGCATGACCTCATATCCACACAGCAACCTGACCCCATTTCCTACAACCTAACAGAGCTAGATGTAAATGAGCCTATCACTACAGACAGATCTGTGACTGAGGATGTGAGTGGTTTAAGAGCAGAGAAAGAGCGCTGGTTTGTGACAGTGAACGAGAGTCCTGCACGACAGGGAGTACGTGCTGCCTCTGTGAAAAAAAAACGAAGACAAAAAAAAACTCGTAAGGAGAGATCACTTGAAAACCACTGTAGGTTAGAGACGACAAAAGATAATAATGAAGCTAAAGTAGAACGTAACTTAGTAAACAAATGTGCTGAACCAGATTCTGAGTGTGTGCAGATGGGAGTCATTTCAGATTCATCGCAATTGTCTTTAACTTCTGATGAGGAAGACAATTTGTCAGAACAACTGGTGATGTCTCCTTCCCCTAAAGACAATATCATTGAGCCAACTGTAGAATCCAAATCAAACAACAGAATTACACCCAGAAAACCGATAAAGTTAGACAGTGTGGAGTCTGACGTATATGAAGACGGTGTTGAGTTCTTCTCCACTCACAGTTTTGACTCTGAAAGCTATCTGTCAGCTACCGAATCATGGGAGGACCTTCAGCATCTTCTCAAGGAACACCAACAACTGCAACGCTCATTATCTCTGACAGAAAACAGCTATCTATTCAATCTGACTGAGATTACCGAGGCAGACAACACGCAAGATAGAGAAATGCTTTCTTATGATGGCACTCTCTCTTTTGATATACCAGCTTCTAACTGTGAAGGTCATGAAAGCACCGATGTTCAGCCATCTGCTGGGCAAAGTGCAGACAGAATGCCAGATGACATCTCCATATGTGATAACCAAACACACAGCACGCTTCCTGCACCTACACCTGGACTCCAAAAACAGGAAGTAAATCATTTAGCATCTGGTGGCTCTTCAGTAAATCAGCTGCTCCCCATTCCTGATTTAACTGTAACCCCTTGCCCTGTGGCCGACAGCCCTGAAACATATGCCGAAGCCGCGGGACACACTCGACCTGTGTACGCCATTTCTGCTTTTTGGGATGAAATGGAAAAGTTGACGATAAATGACATTTTGCAGCTCAGGATGGGTAGAAGTACCCCTCCCAGAGATACAGTCACACCAAATGCAGATGATCACGGCCCTTTGCTCGACACAGTGGAGTATAATTTGTCTGATGGTGTTCTGATGGATACATCTGACACTGCTGATTCAGACTATTTCACACAGCCCGACGAATCCAAGCGCGATCGTTCAAGCTGCGAGTTCTCCACATCCGATTTTGAAGAAGAGTACTGGCAGTATCTTAGCGCCAGTAGGAACCACAGTCCTGACCCTCAAAGCAAAAGACAACAGAGCCCGGGCGATTCTCCTTTCACAGcacatgaggaagaggagtcTTTAAGCTCTGAAACACCTGTGCCTTTAGAGGACTATGCAGAGGATCAGGAAGCCAGTGATTTAATTTTGAGCAGACTTGGGTTGCCAAGACCgatcacaaaaagcaaaagcttGCAAAATGTATCAGCTTTCAAAACAGAGGATTTATCTTTGCAGTTGTTACTCGGCAATGATGAGAGCAATTTGTTTCTCAGCAGCTGTCCATCTCTGGAAGAAAATGTGGTTTTAACAGCTAGCGACAGCCTGGGAACACAAATACCTACATCTTTACTGGGTGAACATGATCAGATATCCTTGCCCGAAGTGTTTGAATACCTTTACAGCGATGATGGAACAAACGGAGGCTCCCAATGTGTTAAAGTCTATGATCCAGTTGACATCTCAATGGTTTATGACTATTCTCTTTGTGCGTTCAGCGATGAAATGTCATTCTCTTTCCTCTACAATTTCCAGCGCAGTGAGGAGAAACCCATCCCCATTTTCTCTTGTTCTCAGCCCCTCATCAGAGAACTCACATTTCCAAATCCGGACTTTGTTTTCTTGCGCTCAGACTTCGAGGAGGAGGGCGACATCTCCCCATTCAGGATCATGTCTGGCTCTTTCTTCAAGGGGGACGATTGCGGGGTGTCTGCCTCACATGGATTCTACAATTGGAAAAGTTTGATGAGGAAGGTTCGCTTTCCTGACAAAGGGAGCATCTGGTGCAGTAGATCTGGTGCCACGGTGTTCCCAGATGAGGTTGAGAAGATCACCACGAAGAGTGTGGACCCACCACTCACAGTGCTCACTGCCAGGAGAGGCTCTTCATCTCCTTTTCTGCTGTTTAGCGAGCTAGCATTACAGAAGAGGGTGTTGGACGCTGGACAGGCAACAA GACAAGAGGGCATTTTCTCCTCACTGAAGCAGTCAGATATGTGCATGGTCTGCATCGCCTTTGCCTCCTGGGTGTTAAAATCATCTGATCCTGAGTCTGCTGATGCCTGGAAAGCAG CTCTGCTGGCAAATGTGAGTGCGCTGTCGGCCATCCAGTACCTGCGGCAGTATGTGAAGAGGAGGAATCCTTCCTAA
- the c5h1orf159 gene encoding uncharacterized protein C1orf159 homolog has product MALSFLLVLAATVILIRPETPVTKALHQNSLECCSEKQRGNNSCSNDTHCEPGCFLRVLENSNTVCIFCDSAAVDLDNITVCTYNYTLEKKNHTTVTTVIPKIGGPGVAASLLLGTLLISLFLILSVASFFYLKRSNRLPNIFYRRNKAFIFQPSETAVMIPSSTVRKPRYVRRERPAATAVPTTSTTQVYNV; this is encoded by the exons ATGGCTCTGTCGTTCCTTCTGGTCTTGGCTGCAACTGTGATTCTGATCAGACCCGAGACACCTGTCACTAAG GCTTTACATCAGAACTCGCTTGAGTGCTGCAGcgagaaacagagagggaacaatTCATGTTCGAATGACACCCACTGTGAGCCAG GATGCTTCTTGCGTGTCCTTGAGAACAGCAACACTGTCTGCATATTCTGTGACTCAGCAGCTGTGGATTTGGataacataacagtctgcaccTACA ACTATACATTGGAAAAGAAAAATCACACAACTGTAACGACTGTCATTCCAAAAATTG GAGGGCCAGGTGTGGCAGCCTCTCTTCTTCTGGGAACACTGTTGATCAGTCTGTTCCTGATCCTCTCTGTTGCCTCCTTTTTCTACCTCAAACGCTCCAACAGACTCCCAAACATCTTCTACCGCCGCAACAAAG CCTTCATATTCCAACCAAGTGAGACA GCTGTAATGATCCCCTCCTCGACAG TGAGGAAGCCAAGATATGTCAGAAGGGAGCGGCCCGCTGCAACCGCCGTACCTACCACATCCACCACCCAGGTTTATAATGTGTAG